In Companilactobacillus allii, one genomic interval encodes:
- a CDS encoding major capsid protein: MADILKLFSTKNVLSYVQNRSYQTYLGDTLFPARKVPSLETEILEDTYTAPTIAPISAFDTEAQIGSREANVRMAELGYMKRKIQLKEKDLVALRNPRTAEEQAYLTQLVYNDTDKMVTGVLARIELMRMQVLANGIVLPDDKDVNWKVDYKLPKEHQVKADWSDKDADIIGDIQTWVDTLDSAPTRVITSNKVKNAMLQNNMILDYFKRLNLIPSLTGLNQVMDQLGLPILVTYDLKYREADAKGKLTTKSYFPENKFVMFDENTTGETLYGPTPEESRLLSNSNINMTVGNVFATMYEEGNDPVGTWTKAAATSLPTLANTEQLFQAEITLPASK, encoded by the coding sequence ATGGCTGACATTTTAAAATTATTTAGCACAAAGAACGTATTATCATACGTTCAAAACCGTTCATATCAAACTTATTTAGGCGACACACTATTTCCTGCTCGTAAGGTTCCAAGCCTTGAAACAGAGATTCTGGAAGATACTTACACAGCACCAACTATTGCGCCAATTTCTGCATTCGATACAGAAGCACAAATTGGTAGCCGTGAAGCCAACGTTCGTATGGCTGAACTAGGTTATATGAAACGTAAGATTCAGCTCAAAGAGAAAGATCTAGTAGCATTAAGAAACCCGCGTACAGCAGAAGAACAAGCATATTTAACTCAATTGGTTTACAACGATACCGACAAGATGGTTACCGGTGTTCTTGCACGTATTGAGTTAATGCGTATGCAAGTTTTAGCAAACGGAATTGTTTTGCCTGATGATAAAGATGTTAATTGGAAAGTTGATTACAAGTTACCAAAAGAACATCAAGTTAAGGCGGATTGGAGCGACAAAGACGCCGACATTATTGGAGATATTCAAACTTGGGTAGATACATTAGATAGTGCACCAACACGAGTTATCACATCTAATAAGGTTAAGAATGCAATGTTACAAAATAACATGATTTTAGATTACTTCAAGCGTCTAAATCTTATTCCATCACTGACAGGATTAAATCAAGTTATGGACCAATTAGGGTTACCAATCCTTGTAACTTATGATCTAAAGTATCGTGAAGCTGATGCTAAAGGAAAATTGACTACAAAAAGTTATTTCCCAGAAAATAAATTTGTAATGTTTGATGAAAACACAACAGGCGAAACACTTTACGGTCCAACACCTGAAGAATCACGACTATTATCAAACAGCAATATCAATATGACAGTTGGCAATGTGTTTGCAACAATGTATGAAGAGGGAAATGACCCAGTCGGAACTTGGACAAAAGCTGCAGCTACTTCATTACCAACACTTGCAAATACAGAGCAACTATTCCAAGCAGAAATTACTTTACCAGCGTCAAAATAG
- a CDS encoding phage head-tail connector protein yields MVEEIESNILNDFKVQKGIKDTEMDEILKIYIHQAIQEVELYIGESKLPDILSGIITQMAEGKFTKAGAEGTTATSEEGLSYTFSANDLTPFLPSIDGYIRNKIGSKSIGKVVTFD; encoded by the coding sequence ATGGTCGAAGAAATTGAATCAAATATTTTGAATGATTTCAAAGTTCAAAAAGGTATTAAAGATACAGAAATGGATGAAATTTTAAAAATATACATTCATCAAGCAATACAAGAAGTTGAATTATACATAGGCGAAAGTAAGTTACCTGATATTTTGAGTGGAATCATAACTCAAATGGCCGAGGGAAAATTTACTAAAGCCGGCGCCGAGGGAACTACCGCAACAAGCGAAGAGGGATTATCATACACATTCAGCGCCAATGATCTAACTCCATTTCTACCTTCAATTGATGGTTATATTCGTAATAAAATTGGCTCAAAAAGTATAGGAAAGGTGGTAACTTTTGATTGA
- a CDS encoding DUF6838 family protein: MISAITELNKFGIPVFDIEDSDSDQCPQIIVYIENTSNSNRAKNERRSSYTLNVDYYDVKDNDNSQMMDNCYMIRQLLQYLKLSNYYCQSVGFDERTSIDTSTSQILRRHNMMIDYEITERAFF, translated from the coding sequence ATGATAAGTGCTATTACAGAATTAAACAAATTTGGAATACCTGTATTTGATATTGAAGATAGTGACAGTGATCAATGCCCACAAATTATCGTTTATATTGAAAATACAAGTAACTCTAATCGCGCTAAAAATGAAAGAAGATCATCATACACATTAAATGTTGATTATTATGACGTTAAAGATAATGATAATAGTCAAATGATGGATAATTGTTACATGATTCGACAATTGCTTCAATATTTGAAGTTATCTAATTATTATTGTCAATCGGTTGGGTTTGATGAAAGAACCTCAATTGACACATCAACTTCACAAATATTAAGACGTCATAATATGATGATTGATTATGAAATAACAGAACGAGCATTCTTTTAA
- a CDS encoding tape measure protein, with protein MPDIVVNKIIKYSAEDALTPVANRLKSVIDNFTKNHTTKFDGTFDDTKIKSFKQEINGLPKEAKTELNAMAEQSGFRNFNQYLKSLPKIQQTKLEAMINKSGFTAFKAEYKSLPNSKKTELQSIAKIEGFKNFDDMYRKVPKEATTKLKVVSNKNSINQFENAIKKIPDKHKTTLTAQDNTGGVFSRLFGNLRKSRDEATKTHGIFGSVFGASIISSAAISGFGTLKNAISSAKDEAVQYAHDQQTMNATWLTLTGNADKGKKMVDITNQMASAANNSVKMVDELNQKFYSVTDNVGLTKNLTNSVLTLQDAFGKTDDAVMNFGTQWGQMEANGKVSAQDMMSFVNVFPKIRQELLKTEQKMTGNSNLTMQQMNDMMSAGKISSDTMNKVLTGMAGKYGDATKNFGSTIDGMGRTIKTQVPLLLSSFTKPFVNAESPIYKAVSDWISDPKTKSKFADLGTTVSTGMNNVMKAFSGGSSSKDISKGMNNAIDNIQAGFKSFFEYIAKHADDIKTVAKSLGTILSIIGNTVFKTAGIVFETIADSLGLMSSNSKKSNDPLKTFADIMGNIAKHQTAIKVITTSLLALFAAKKISSFASSLGVIKDNLGKIAGTKLTNLGGLKDANTYLGAEALKPSNAKATVGMRMETMSTAGKVATGAVGVGIAASAGIDIYKAIKTKNPTKKFEEFGKATGTVVGGGIGFMLGGPAGAAIGSQIGGVLGKAGGNAAKQFGDEWGKAGKKDAKPPDGLVPKASYYARKAVDGMTAWGRGIADWVKKHKEELILTMVNPFLGIADWLLKDTKSGKKFQKWVSKIVKDIQSGFKSFNKKAEKIGSNIVDGIVKGMKGFGKLALYALALPVGIVATIMKPLSKPLKKVMTSLSKDLKKDWKGFTSWLGDIFDPIAKIWDKSWKKISKVIKPDTISKNVSNELGKMSKDVKKSKWAQDLGNDFDKAKKTANTWGSNMGSWWSDFSSDFSKSWNSTWSNASTHMSKKFSGLKKWYGDFSGGMNSWWSQFSSSFSKSWKSVWQGISDTFKDIFDGLKKIAKNSWNGIITVINNGIGAINGVITTFGGSKLGTIKKLETGSNYHPGGLARINDANSPVYREIVKNKDGHMYSPIGRNVVVPLEAGSSVLPAQQSRPYVESGMIPAYENGIGDNLSNFFDSATGGISDKLSDAGSWVTSKVKDIGGDIEKGIKFAADFIKDPIGNLTKAFESVTDGKFAKEEFSSKMGPATGKGIVKGISDKVKSLATSFKKSLESVTSSSGSMPAGSYGSMIRAAAAYMHQSVTDFNVDMIERIIGNESGGNPKAINLTDSNAKAGHPSKGILQYIDGTFKNYAMPGHTDIWNPMDQLIALFNDATWRSDMGMGYNGKYGEWRGSASGPSGPRLMAEGAHVWNATNAIIGESGDEFAINPSKASALPLTASLINRLSDFHPQLKTSSLTSNLTSNVGDKLTAVINLLSSINDKDYQPQLSLTRTSSDMNQQNKRDTDIYAYQQGRRQ; from the coding sequence TTGCCTGACATTGTTGTTAACAAAATAATTAAATATAGTGCTGAGGACGCTTTGACGCCTGTTGCTAATCGATTAAAGAGTGTAATTGATAATTTTACTAAAAATCATACAACAAAGTTTGATGGAACATTTGATGATACTAAAATCAAATCGTTTAAACAAGAAATCAATGGTTTACCAAAAGAAGCCAAAACAGAATTAAATGCAATGGCTGAGCAAAGTGGTTTCAGGAATTTTAATCAATATTTGAAGTCATTACCTAAAATTCAACAAACAAAACTTGAAGCAATGATCAACAAAAGTGGTTTTACAGCTTTTAAAGCAGAATACAAATCGTTGCCTAATTCTAAGAAAACAGAATTACAATCAATTGCTAAAATTGAAGGTTTTAAGAATTTTGATGATATGTACAGAAAAGTTCCGAAAGAAGCAACAACTAAACTAAAAGTTGTTTCTAACAAAAATTCTATAAATCAATTTGAAAATGCCATTAAGAAAATTCCTGATAAACATAAGACGACACTAACGGCACAAGATAATACTGGTGGTGTTTTTTCACGATTATTTGGTAATCTTAGAAAATCACGAGATGAAGCGACCAAAACACACGGTATTTTTGGGTCAGTATTTGGAGCTTCGATAATATCGTCGGCGGCAATAAGTGGATTTGGTACCTTAAAGAATGCAATATCAAGTGCCAAAGATGAAGCTGTACAATATGCACATGATCAGCAAACAATGAATGCAACCTGGTTAACTTTGACTGGTAATGCTGACAAAGGTAAAAAGATGGTTGATATCACCAATCAAATGGCAAGCGCTGCTAACAACTCTGTCAAAATGGTTGATGAGTTAAACCAAAAATTTTATTCGGTAACTGATAATGTCGGATTAACTAAGAATTTGACTAACTCTGTTTTAACGTTGCAAGATGCCTTTGGTAAAACCGATGACGCAGTTATGAATTTCGGAACGCAATGGGGTCAAATGGAAGCAAATGGCAAAGTTTCCGCACAAGACATGATGTCGTTTGTTAACGTGTTTCCTAAAATTCGTCAAGAACTATTAAAAACAGAACAAAAAATGACCGGTAATAGTAACTTAACTATGCAGCAAATGAACGATATGATGTCTGCAGGGAAGATCTCCAGCGACACAATGAATAAAGTGTTAACGGGAATGGCTGGCAAATATGGTGATGCTACCAAGAATTTCGGTTCAACAATCGATGGAATGGGTAGAACTATCAAAACACAAGTTCCATTATTGCTATCATCATTTACGAAACCGTTTGTTAACGCTGAAAGTCCTATTTACAAAGCTGTTTCCGATTGGATTAGTGATCCGAAAACTAAAAGTAAGTTTGCTGATTTGGGTACCACTGTATCAACTGGAATGAATAATGTTATGAAGGCATTTTCTGGCGGATCTAGCTCAAAGGATATTTCTAAAGGCATGAATAATGCTATTGATAATATTCAAGCTGGATTTAAGTCATTTTTTGAATACATAGCAAAACATGCCGATGATATTAAAACGGTAGCTAAATCATTAGGAACAATTTTGAGTATTATTGGTAATACTGTTTTTAAAACTGCCGGAATTGTTTTTGAGACAATTGCTGATTCGCTCGGATTAATGTCTAGCAATTCTAAAAAGTCTAATGATCCTTTAAAAACTTTCGCTGATATTATGGGAAATATAGCAAAACATCAGACAGCTATTAAAGTAATTACCACTTCATTATTAGCACTTTTTGCAGCTAAAAAAATTTCGAGTTTTGCGTCAAGTCTTGGTGTTATTAAAGATAATTTAGGTAAAATTGCAGGAACAAAACTTACAAATTTAGGCGGATTGAAGGACGCAAATACATATCTTGGTGCCGAAGCATTAAAACCGTCAAACGCAAAAGCAACCGTTGGAATGAGAATGGAAACAATGTCAACGGCAGGCAAAGTTGCTACCGGAGCCGTTGGTGTCGGCATTGCAGCAAGTGCCGGGATTGATATTTACAAAGCAATAAAAACCAAAAATCCTACAAAGAAATTTGAAGAGTTTGGTAAAGCAACCGGTACAGTTGTTGGTGGCGGTATTGGATTTATGCTAGGTGGACCAGCAGGTGCAGCAATCGGATCACAAATCGGGGGTGTTTTAGGCAAAGCCGGTGGTAACGCCGCCAAACAATTTGGTGATGAATGGGGTAAAGCTGGTAAAAAAGATGCTAAACCGCCAGATGGATTGGTACCTAAGGCAAGTTATTATGCTCGTAAAGCAGTAGATGGAATGACTGCTTGGGGACGTGGTATAGCTGATTGGGTCAAAAAGCATAAAGAAGAATTAATTTTAACTATGGTTAATCCATTTTTAGGTATAGCTGATTGGTTGTTGAAAGACACTAAATCAGGTAAAAAGTTTCAAAAATGGGTATCGAAGATTGTAAAAGATATTCAATCTGGATTTAAATCATTCAATAAAAAAGCCGAAAAAATTGGCAGTAACATAGTAGATGGAATTGTTAAGGGAATGAAGGGCTTTGGTAAATTAGCACTTTACGCTTTAGCATTACCAGTCGGAATAGTTGCTACTATTATGAAGCCGTTGTCGAAACCACTTAAAAAAGTAATGACGTCGTTAAGCAAAGATTTAAAGAAGGATTGGAAAGGCTTCACAAGCTGGTTAGGCGATATTTTTGACCCAATAGCAAAAATCTGGGATAAATCTTGGAAGAAAATATCTAAAGTTATTAAGCCAGACACTATTTCGAAAAACGTTTCTAATGAGCTCGGAAAAATGTCAAAAGATGTTAAAAAGTCTAAATGGGCTCAAGATTTAGGCAATGATTTTGATAAAGCTAAAAAGACGGCCAATACTTGGGGATCTAACATGGGCTCATGGTGGTCAGACTTTAGCTCTGATTTTAGCAAAAGTTGGAATTCTACTTGGTCGAACGCAAGTACTCATATGAGCAAAAAATTTAGTGGTTTGAAAAAATGGTATGGTGACTTTTCAGGTGGCATGAATTCATGGTGGTCACAATTTAGTTCTAGTTTTTCAAAAAGCTGGAAATCTGTTTGGCAAGGTATATCAGATACATTTAAAGATATATTTGATGGATTAAAAAAAATTGCCAAGAATTCTTGGAATGGCATAATTACCGTTATCAACAATGGTATAGGGGCAATTAATGGAGTGATTACTACGTTTGGAGGCAGCAAACTAGGAACCATTAAAAAACTTGAAACTGGTAGCAATTATCATCCAGGTGGTTTAGCGAGAATTAATGATGCTAATTCACCTGTTTATCGAGAAATTGTTAAAAACAAAGATGGGCATATGTATTCACCTATCGGTAGAAACGTAGTTGTTCCACTTGAAGCTGGATCATCCGTTTTACCAGCCCAGCAATCAAGGCCTTATGTTGAATCTGGCATGATTCCAGCGTATGAAAACGGTATCGGTGATAACCTTTCTAATTTCTTTGATTCAGCGACTGGAGGAATTTCCGACAAATTAAGTGATGCCGGTTCGTGGGTAACAAGCAAAGTTAAAGATATCGGTGGAGACATTGAAAAGGGAATTAAGTTCGCTGCTGATTTTATTAAAGACCCTATTGGGAATTTAACCAAAGCGTTTGAATCTGTTACGGATGGCAAGTTTGCTAAAGAAGAATTTTCTTCAAAAATGGGTCCAGCGACCGGAAAAGGAATAGTTAAAGGTATATCTGACAAAGTTAAATCTTTAGCTACATCATTTAAAAAGTCACTTGAATCTGTCACAAGTTCAAGCGGTTCAATGCCAGCAGGTTCTTATGGTTCGATGATTAGAGCAGCTGCAGCATATATGCATCAAAGCGTTACTGATTTTAATGTTGACATGATTGAACGAATTATCGGTAATGAATCTGGTGGAAATCCTAAGGCCATTAATTTAACTGATAGTAATGCAAAGGCGGGACACCCTTCAAAAGGAATCCTTCAATACATTGATGGAACTTTTAAGAATTATGCAATGCCTGGTCACACCGATATTTGGAATCCAATGGATCAATTAATTGCTTTATTTAATGATGCTACATGGCGTTCTGATATGGGTATGGGTTACAACGGCAAGTATGGTGAATGGCGTGGCTCTGCTTCAGGACCATCAGGACCAAGACTAATGGCTGAGGGAGCACATGTTTGGAATGCTACCAATGCAATTATTGGAGAATCTGGAGACGAGTTTGCTATTAATCCAAGCAAAGCTAGCGCATTGCCATTAACAGCTTCACTAATTAATCGTTTAAGCGATTTTCATCCACAATTGAAGACTTCAAGTTTAACTTCAAATTTGACATCAAACGTTGGAGATAAATTAACAGCAGTGATCAACTTATTGAGTTCAATTAACGATAAGGATTATCAACCACAACTAAGTTTGACGAGAACTTCGTCAGATATGAATCAACAAAATAAACGTGATACTGATATCTATGCATATCAACAAGGAAGGAGACAATAA
- a CDS encoding phage tail domain-containing protein → MTERVFKDDLATAKPHAYGFSHGHDRPGLPTEPIEVAISSNGENWQSYYDNDEFGRTFCYDWDIPLVNPVEQFQKINTRDGQNLNSSSFDSRDITTTWIIDSNSKAEFLQRFHEIQKFFMSRDGFWLSFGNQPAYKYRVKTRVFTPTYFNDRSASISIIFNNYTGMKESTGTSLEIFDSTKDFFDFGMGIPNTDNLKWKFNTNNFNVFNPSDLVIDPLSQHHFLKIHIKGVGIPTIVNKTTGETFSYSKYLSGNDELVVDGVDPVINGIADGINSNHGTISLNRGYNEFDISGLSNFEVSFEFYFIYF, encoded by the coding sequence TTGACAGAAAGAGTATTTAAGGACGATTTAGCGACAGCCAAACCACATGCTTATGGGTTTTCACACGGTCATGACAGGCCAGGATTGCCAACTGAGCCGATTGAGGTAGCGATAAGTTCAAATGGTGAAAATTGGCAATCGTATTATGATAATGATGAATTTGGAAGAACATTCTGTTATGACTGGGATATTCCTTTAGTAAATCCAGTTGAACAATTTCAAAAGATTAATACTCGCGATGGCCAAAATTTGAATTCTTCTTCGTTTGATAGTAGAGATATAACAACGACATGGATAATTGATAGCAATAGCAAGGCTGAATTTCTTCAAAGATTTCATGAAATTCAAAAGTTTTTCATGTCACGCGATGGATTTTGGTTATCGTTTGGTAATCAACCTGCATATAAGTATCGCGTTAAAACACGAGTATTTACTCCAACATATTTTAATGACCGTTCTGCCAGTATTTCAATTATTTTCAACAACTATACCGGCATGAAAGAATCCACAGGAACTTCATTAGAAATATTTGATAGTACTAAAGATTTCTTCGATTTTGGTATGGGAATCCCCAATACTGATAATTTAAAATGGAAATTTAATACTAACAATTTCAATGTATTCAATCCTTCAGATCTAGTCATTGACCCATTATCACAACATCATTTTTTAAAAATACATATTAAAGGTGTTGGAATACCAACTATTGTTAATAAGACGACGGGGGAAACTTTTTCTTATAGTAAATATTTAAGTGGAAATGATGAATTAGTTGTTGATGGCGTTGATCCTGTTATTAATGGGATAGCTGACGGAATTAATTCAAATCATGGAACAATCAGTTTAAATCGCGGTTACAACGAATTTGATATTTCTGGTTTATCAAATTTTGAAGTATCCTTTGAATTCTACTTCATATATTTCTAA